In Thalassotalea fonticola, a single genomic region encodes these proteins:
- a CDS encoding phytoene desaturase family protein, which produces MSNEQFDAIIVGGGHNGLTTANYLAMQDLKVCVLEQRHIVGGAAVSEEFYPGYRNSIASYVVSLLRPEIIADLQLKKYGYQTLPLDNAFYPNLNGDYLLLGSDENENRQQFSKFSATDYDSYQQLHSIIDKVGDVVAKQWLQAPPKLSGGGATDLLSTVKLGLDFYKLDSDSRYRMLQLFIGAPETMIERWFESDKIKAVMAQHCLPASFTSLHQPGASMAMLHHAVGGIDGKKGAWGYVKGGMGSITQAMAESARDKGVMIKTNAGVARINIENNTATGVTLDDGQTLSAKIIAANTDPKTTFLTLVGEQHLPKSFSKDIKVIRQESASLRMNLALNGVPQFACLPSEGISAHHLGSISIIEGKDHVERAYRSARAGIPADPPIIEAFIPSTVDDSLAGPGHHVMSLLCKYMPYDLADGKHWDQEKDKVVENIFAYLRKYIPNLQDILVGYQCLTPLDIERTFGMTRGDICHGRLEPDQLFSMRPHPDAAQYSTPIKGLYLCGSGSHPGGGVTGAPGHNAAKKILQDL; this is translated from the coding sequence ATGAGCAATGAGCAATTTGATGCCATTATTGTCGGCGGTGGTCATAACGGCCTAACAACAGCCAACTACCTAGCGATGCAAGATTTAAAAGTATGTGTATTGGAACAACGTCATATTGTTGGCGGCGCCGCAGTGAGTGAAGAGTTTTACCCTGGTTATCGAAATTCAATTGCATCCTATGTCGTTAGCTTATTGCGACCAGAAATTATTGCCGATCTACAATTAAAAAAATATGGCTATCAAACCCTGCCACTCGACAATGCTTTTTATCCAAACCTTAACGGCGATTACCTGTTACTTGGTAGTGATGAAAACGAAAACCGCCAACAATTCAGTAAATTTTCCGCGACTGATTATGACTCATACCAACAGCTGCATAGCATCATTGATAAAGTTGGTGACGTTGTTGCCAAGCAATGGCTACAAGCACCGCCAAAACTGAGCGGCGGTGGCGCGACTGATTTGCTAAGCACGGTAAAATTAGGCTTAGATTTTTACAAGCTAGACAGCGACAGCCGTTACCGGATGCTGCAATTATTTATTGGCGCCCCGGAAACCATGATCGAGCGTTGGTTTGAAAGCGATAAAATTAAAGCTGTGATGGCGCAGCATTGTCTGCCAGCCAGTTTTACTTCATTGCATCAACCCGGTGCGTCCATGGCAATGTTACATCATGCTGTTGGTGGCATAGATGGTAAGAAAGGTGCTTGGGGTTATGTAAAAGGTGGCATGGGTAGCATCACCCAAGCAATGGCAGAATCTGCGCGAGACAAAGGTGTGATGATAAAAACCAATGCTGGTGTAGCAAGAATTAATATCGAAAATAACACCGCAACAGGGGTAACACTCGATGATGGCCAGACGTTATCAGCCAAGATCATCGCTGCCAATACAGATCCAAAAACAACCTTTTTAACACTTGTTGGAGAACAACACTTACCGAAAAGTTTCAGTAAAGACATTAAAGTTATTCGACAAGAATCGGCGTCATTAAGAATGAATCTTGCGTTAAATGGCGTACCACAATTTGCTTGCCTGCCAAGTGAAGGGATAAGTGCCCATCATTTAGGTTCAATCTCAATTATAGAAGGCAAAGATCATGTTGAGCGTGCCTATCGGTCGGCCCGAGCAGGTATACCGGCAGACCCACCTATTATTGAAGCTTTTATCCCCAGTACCGTTGACGACTCATTAGCAGGGCCGGGGCACCATGTAATGAGTTTATTGTGTAAATATATGCCTTATGATTTAGCCGATGGCAAACACTGGGATCAAGAAAAAGATAAAGTAGTAGAAAATATATTCGCCTATTTGCGCAAGTACATTCCTAACCTGCAAGATATTCTAGTCGGTTATCAGTGCTTAACTCCTTTAGATATTGAGCGTACGTTTGGTATGACCCGTGGTGATATTTGTCATGGCCGATTAGAGCCCGATCAACTGTTCAGCATGCGTCCCCATCCAGATGCTGCCCAATATTCAACGCCAATAAAAGGCTTGTACCTATGCGGCTCTGGTTCGCACCCCGGTGGCGGTGTTACCGGAGCACCAGGACATAATGCAGCAAAGAAAATTCTACAAGACTTATAA
- a CDS encoding sodium:solute symporter family protein, with the protein MDIYTTSILISVLIYLFVGSYAGKKVKHLDDYFVVGRKAPTILIVGTLVASVLSTNAFLGETGFSYASQGGSYILWPATWVAGYIFGALFFGRYLRRSRVLTVAEFFGHRFNSKAVRRAAGITVVLGLGGYLLAVTQGTAVILTNLTPLNYEQALIASWFCYTFFTLYSGSRGVIITDTIMFLLFTIMSFVAFYYIIDLHGGWLTAFEGLINLESKPDLMSWHGQVGAGTEWQTPADYAIWSLITGIAWGLVTAVSPWQSSRYLMAKSEHVVVRSACIAAIVIAVSNLVLFAAATAVNLSKDDIFPFEQTMIYAAMNMMPAIVGGLLLAGIMAAALSSSTTFLSLVGFSVSNDIIPSKQKSPEQADDKTLLRFSRIVMLVVSVVTLLISFVTVVDIFWLSNYVGTVFASSWGPIAFMSIWSKSITERGAYWGIISGFVGNIIPRFLDVSGIIDLPSYLNPILVGCIISLITIIVVSRLGQVSDIEKQRRLELHQMPTEEQSKIQTKKTQWAGIAVIIFGLLLSTMLMIYYVYPYQKGTGTLLNNGNLDWFSAEALLALGWAAIYVPLGILTYRIVNRSYTANPKVNTDSETSIEGEGSNA; encoded by the coding sequence ATGGACATATATACCACCAGCATTCTTATCAGTGTTCTCATTTACCTCTTTGTTGGCAGCTATGCTGGTAAGAAAGTAAAACACCTTGATGATTATTTTGTTGTTGGTCGAAAAGCGCCAACAATATTAATTGTTGGCACCTTGGTGGCAAGTGTCCTTAGCACTAATGCCTTTTTAGGTGAAACCGGTTTTTCTTATGCATCGCAGGGTGGCTCTTATATTCTTTGGCCTGCTACTTGGGTAGCAGGTTATATTTTTGGCGCGCTATTTTTTGGCCGTTACCTGAGACGCAGCCGGGTATTAACCGTCGCTGAATTTTTTGGTCACCGCTTTAATAGTAAAGCAGTGCGCCGTGCAGCTGGGATCACCGTGGTATTAGGTTTAGGTGGCTATTTGCTGGCTGTTACCCAAGGTACAGCTGTTATCTTGACTAATCTTACTCCATTAAATTATGAACAAGCATTAATAGCTTCATGGTTTTGTTATACGTTTTTTACACTATATTCGGGCTCTCGTGGCGTAATTATCACTGACACCATAATGTTTTTATTATTTACGATAATGAGTTTTGTCGCATTTTATTACATCATTGACCTGCACGGTGGATGGTTGACCGCGTTTGAAGGCTTAATAAACTTGGAGAGTAAGCCTGATCTTATGAGCTGGCACGGACAGGTTGGCGCAGGAACCGAATGGCAAACACCTGCCGACTACGCCATTTGGTCATTAATCACCGGTATTGCCTGGGGGTTGGTAACTGCTGTTAGCCCTTGGCAATCGAGTCGCTACTTAATGGCAAAATCAGAGCATGTGGTTGTTCGCTCAGCTTGCATAGCCGCTATTGTGATTGCAGTAAGTAACCTAGTACTATTTGCTGCCGCCACGGCAGTAAACCTAAGCAAAGATGATATTTTCCCATTTGAACAAACCATGATCTATGCGGCGATGAATATGATGCCCGCAATCGTTGGCGGTCTACTTCTTGCGGGTATCATGGCAGCAGCGCTTTCCTCATCGACGACATTTTTATCTTTGGTAGGCTTTAGCGTTAGTAACGATATTATTCCTAGTAAACAAAAAAGTCCCGAGCAAGCTGACGACAAAACCCTATTGCGCTTTAGTCGGATTGTTATGCTTGTGGTCAGTGTAGTCACCTTGTTAATCAGCTTTGTCACAGTGGTAGATATTTTTTGGTTAAGCAACTATGTCGGTACTGTATTTGCCTCGTCTTGGGGACCCATTGCCTTTATGAGTATTTGGAGTAAATCCATTACCGAGCGCGGTGCATATTGGGGGATCATCAGTGGTTTTGTCGGCAATATTATTCCAAGATTTCTTGATGTGTCGGGCATAATTGATCTGCCTTCGTATCTAAACCCTATTCTAGTCGGCTGTATAATAAGCCTGATAACCATTATCGTGGTTTCTCGATTAGGTCAAGTTAGCGATATTGAAAAACAACGCCGGCTTGAATTACACCAAATGCCAACTGAAGAACAAAGCAAAATTCAAACCAAGAAAACCCAATGGGCCGGCATCGCAGTGATCATTTTTGGCCTGTTGTTATCAACAATGCTAATGATTTACTACGTATATCCATATCAAAAGGGGACTGGGACTTTATTAAATAATGGTAATTTAGATTGGTTTAGCGCAGAAGCTTTATTAGCGCTTGGTTGGGCGGCTATATATGTACCTTTAGGCATATTAACCTACCGGATCGTTAATCGCTCTTATACCGCTAACCCTAAAGTTAATACTGACAGTGAAACGAGCATAGAAGGTGAAGGTAGCAATGCTTAA